One stretch of Candidatus Poribacteria bacterium DNA includes these proteins:
- a CDS encoding TonB-dependent receptor, with translation MLIVWLLLAFGNASVDSEEEPLTIEPIEVIGVTPLHGVGLPKNKVPANIQTATHTEIAAAQSLNLTEFINLNLGSVHVNEAQNNPFQPDIRFRGFTASPLLGLPQGLATYQDGIRINELFGDTVNWDVIPQSAIASINLMPGSNPLFGLNTLGGALSLRTKTGFTHPGHQVKVYGGSFARRAVTFSSGSHNQRLSYFLSGTLFNEDGWRDFSPSDVRQLFGNIGWEQNATALNLSLTLADNELLGNGALPIQLLETRRNAVFTHPDMTENHMLLTNLRSSHALSDNVILASTVYYRRNNIETFNGDDTDFESCEAPENGGFLCIEEGAVEERVKDQFGNDVRLTENGYDDDNAENDDADEGGLNATNNTSQTRQNGSGATLQATFTHPLINRENQFIAGASFDGGSALFNAETELASLTSDRGTVGSGIFDGESFVDVEATVQNIGIYATNTFSITPQLGLTLSGRYNRTDVVLRDQIGVELNGDHTFNRFNPAVGLTYQVYSGLSLYSSYSESSRVPTPVELTCADPEAPCKLPNAFVADPPLDQVVTKTLEVGLRGELGEISWNADLFQGTSFDDLIFISSGALTNEGYFQNVAETLRQGVELSIGGTLFNRLHGLLNYTFISTTFETDLTVSSPNHPEAKGGEINVEKGDRLPGVPQHNLKADITYAVTDALSLGTNILINSSQVFRGDEGNLIDQIPGYSIVNLRGRYTLWNHLSIFAKVNNLFDETYETFGLFGEADEVLGDDFEDSRFLSPGAPRAAWIGLEIIF, from the coding sequence ATGCTCATTGTGTGGCTGTTACTCGCCTTTGGGAATGCCTCAGTGGACTCTGAGGAAGAACCGTTGACGATAGAGCCGATTGAGGTGATCGGCGTGACACCCCTCCACGGCGTGGGACTCCCAAAAAATAAGGTTCCCGCTAACATCCAAACGGCGACTCACACCGAAATTGCTGCTGCGCAAAGCTTAAACCTCACCGAGTTCATTAACCTGAATCTCGGCAGCGTCCATGTCAACGAGGCACAGAACAATCCTTTCCAACCTGATATTCGCTTTCGAGGTTTCACGGCTTCTCCGTTGCTCGGACTGCCTCAGGGATTAGCCACCTATCAGGACGGCATCCGTATTAACGAACTGTTTGGGGACACGGTGAACTGGGATGTCATTCCACAATCCGCAATTGCCAGCATTAACCTGATGCCTGGTTCAAATCCACTTTTCGGCTTGAATACGCTCGGTGGTGCACTTTCCTTGAGGACTAAGACGGGTTTCACGCATCCCGGGCATCAAGTCAAGGTCTACGGTGGTTCATTCGCACGGAGAGCCGTTACGTTTTCCAGCGGCAGTCATAATCAGAGATTGAGTTATTTCCTCAGTGGCACTCTCTTTAACGAAGACGGCTGGCGCGATTTCTCGCCTTCGGATGTCAGGCAGCTGTTTGGAAACATCGGTTGGGAGCAAAACGCTACCGCTCTGAACCTGAGCCTGACTTTGGCAGATAATGAACTCTTAGGGAACGGGGCACTACCGATCCAACTCCTTGAAACAAGACGTAATGCCGTGTTTACACATCCAGACATGACAGAGAATCACATGCTCCTTACCAACTTGCGCAGCAGCCACGCTTTGTCTGATAACGTGATATTGGCAAGCACAGTCTACTATCGACGCAATAACATTGAAACTTTCAACGGGGACGACACAGACTTTGAGTCGTGCGAAGCCCCTGAAAACGGAGGTTTCCTGTGCATTGAAGAAGGCGCAGTGGAGGAACGGGTGAAGGACCAGTTCGGAAATGATGTCCGTCTTACTGAAAATGGTTATGATGACGATAATGCAGAGAACGATGACGCTGATGAAGGAGGACTGAACGCCACAAATAATACGAGCCAAACGCGTCAAAACGGCTCTGGTGCGACCCTACAGGCGACTTTCACCCATCCACTCATCAACCGTGAAAACCAGTTCATCGCCGGTGCGAGTTTCGATGGTGGTAGCGCGTTGTTTAACGCTGAGACGGAACTGGCGAGTCTGACCTCCGACCGTGGCACAGTCGGTAGCGGTATTTTTGACGGTGAATCTTTTGTGGACGTTGAGGCCACGGTTCAGAATATTGGCATCTATGCGACAAACACTTTTTCCATCACGCCTCAGCTGGGGCTCACGTTGTCAGGACGCTACAATAGAACTGACGTTGTATTGCGCGATCAAATTGGTGTAGAACTCAATGGGGATCACACCTTTAACCGCTTCAATCCAGCAGTAGGGCTGACCTATCAGGTCTATAGCGGTCTTTCACTCTATAGCAGTTATAGTGAGTCCTCACGGGTGCCAACGCCTGTGGAATTGACGTGCGCCGATCCTGAAGCCCCATGCAAATTACCGAATGCTTTCGTCGCCGATCCACCGTTGGATCAAGTGGTAACAAAGACGCTTGAGGTGGGATTGCGTGGTGAGTTAGGTGAAATCAGCTGGAACGCTGACCTTTTTCAAGGAACAAGTTTTGATGATCTCATCTTCATTAGTAGTGGTGCGCTCACCAACGAAGGCTACTTTCAGAACGTCGCTGAGACGCTTCGTCAAGGCGTTGAACTCAGCATCGGTGGCACGCTCTTTAACCGATTACACGGTCTGCTCAATTATACCTTCATTTCAACGACCTTCGAGACGGATCTAACAGTCAGCAGTCCAAACCATCCAGAAGCGAAGGGAGGAGAAATTAACGTTGAGAAAGGCGATCGCCTTCCGGGTGTCCCACAACACAACCTCAAAGCGGACATCACTTATGCTGTAACCGACGCACTGTCTCTGGGGACGAATATTCTCATCAATTCCAGTCAGGTCTTTCGGGGAGACGAGGGTAATTTGATTGACCAGATCCCAGGCTACAGCATCGTTAATCTGCGCGGTAGGTATACATTGTGGAATCATCTCTCCATCTTTGCTAAGGTGAACAACCTTTTCGACGAGACGTATGAAACCTTTGGGTTGTTTGGAGAGGCGGACGAAGTATTAGGAGACGACTTCGAGGACTCACGTTTTCTCTCTCCGGGTGCCCCGCGTGCCGCATGGATCGGACTCGAAATAATTTTTTAA